The following coding sequences lie in one Oryctolagus cuniculus chromosome 7, mOryCun1.1, whole genome shotgun sequence genomic window:
- the LOC100341697 gene encoding intelectin-1: MTQRGFLLLLLVATGWRSAAVAYTEPSEWTCSYSPNLPRSCKEIKQGCPKSCDGLYFLRTKYGVIYQTFCDMTTDGGGWTLVASVHENYMAGKCTLGDRWSSQQGNRADYPEGDGNWANYNTFGSAEAATGDDYKNPGYYDIQAQDLEIWHVPNKTPLQHWRNSSLLRYRTNTGFFQNLGDNLFGLYQEYPVKYGSGKCMSDNGPAIPVLYDFGDAEKTASYYSPVGQKEFVAGFVQFRVFNNERAANALCAGMKVTGCNTEHHCIGGGGYFPEGNPRQCGDFSAFDWSGYGAHQGYSSSREITEAAVLLFYR; the protein is encoded by the exons ATGACCCAGCGgggcttcctgctgctcctccttgtGGCCACAGGATGGCGAAGTGCAG CTGTGGCCTATACAGAACCCTCAGAATGGACCTGTTCGTATTCTCCAAATCTGCCCAGAAGCTGCAAGGAAATCAAACAAGGGTGCCCTAAATCATGTG ATGGCCTGTATTTTCTCCGCACCAAGTATGGGGTCATCTACCAGACCTTCTGCGACATGACCACAGATGGTGGTGGCTGGACCCTGGTGGCCAGTGTGCACGAGAACTACATGGCTGGGAAGTGCACATTGGGTGATCGCTGGTCCAGTCAGCAGGGCAACAGAGCAGACTACCCAGAGGGGGATGGCAACTGGGCCAATTACAACACCTTCGGGTCTGCGGAGGCAGCCACAGGTGATGACTACAAG AACCCCGGCTACTACGACATCCAGGCCCAGGACCTGGAAATCTGGCACGTGCCCAACAAGACGCCCCTGCAGCACTGGAggaacagctccctgctgaggtacCGCACCAACACTGGCTTCTTCCAGAACTTGGGAGACAATCTGTTTGGCCTCTACCAG GAATACCCAGTGAAGTACGGCTCGGGGAAGTGTATGTCTGACAACGGCCCAGCGATTCCTGTGCTCTATGACTTTGGTGATGCTGAGAAAACTGCATCTTATTACTCTCCTGTGGGTCAGA AGGAATTTGTTGCCGGATTTGTCCAGTTCAGGGTGTTTAACAATGAGAGAGCAGCCAATGCGCTGTGTGCTGGCATGAAAGTTACTGGCTGTAACACCGAGCAT CACTGCATCGGTGGAGGAGGATACTTCCCAGAGGGCAATCCCAGGCAGTGTGGGGATTTCTCCGCCTTTGACTGGAGTGGATATGGAGCTCATCAGGGTTATAGCAGCAGCCGGGAGATCACCGAGGCAGCTGTGCTGTTGTTCtacagatga